AAATGAGTTGTAAAACTCTGTTGCTTGTTTCTATTTTAATGCCAAACCTTAAAGATGTGAAGCTTaaatatgtgtgaaaatgataCAGCATCTGTTCTGAACTTCGCTGCATAACAGAATAATTGGGCTGTCAAGGGCTTTGGTGCAGGGCTATGATCTAATAGTACATTAGGCCTCAGTGCTATCAGCTCTAAGCTCATTGTATAAGACCCGTTTGCTTGGGTGTGGTGGAGATGGGACGAAAGTATGCAAGGAAACACACGGGGAGGGTGGAactggagagaagaaggaaggaagcactGATCTTTGGAGATATAgagagaggacaggggggaggaggaaactAAAAAGAGGGGGACACTAacacggagggagggaggagcgCCCTCTCAGCCTGTGTCTAGGAGCTCCACCTCTGCTCAGAGAGAAAAATCTTGCTGAGGATTTACTGTTTGGACCTTCAGACTGAACACTGACCGCTCGGGAATTGTCCTGGAGTCAATTTACTGGAATATCCCCTCAGATTCTCCAGACCTGACTAGCTGCTACCTGCTGGAGTCATTCCTGCTGAACAGGAGATTTCCAAGAGTGGTATGAGAACCAAAAAGTTACTTTGTGggcagtttgtgtgtatgtgtagtcTTCACTCCAATGTCCTAAAAGAGTTCAGATTGGCTCTTAAAGTGTTTACATTGTGCACAGCAGAGGCTTGAGCTTTGAAAACCCTTTAAATCGTGTTTCCAAAACGTTGCACTGTTTCATGAACTAAGACACAAAAACCTACAAAATTTGtagtgtttaattaattaaaaccgTTTTAAGGACTCTGGGGTTaagtttgtggtttgttttgcagTATCTTTCATTTGTTACTTGATTTTGGTGTCTACTCTCTGACTTTAGGCAGTATGCAGGGTGTGCAGGACCCGAGGTTAATCTAAGTATATCTTCTCAGAGATTAAATAGCTTCCTAATGAGCTTTCACTAATGACCAAGCTGCAGTCAAAAGCAAATTCTCACAATATGTTCTCAGTACAATGTCAAGAAGGAACCCACAGTTTTATCTGAACCAGTAATAATACTTTAACCGTCATATGTTATGTCCAATTCACATCATATTGTCGCTCCAGCTACACagttatgttttcatttctcctaAAAACCTCATGTTTGAACGTATAATATAGCTACATGATCTGGGCTGATTGGCTGAAACATCATCAGTCTACACAGCTATTATTATTCAGACTTATAAAATAACATCAATGaacctaaaataaaattcagtccGGAGCAGGTTTGATGTAGATGTCATAATCACATGAAGCTGTGGAGAAGCTGTGTCATAGGCTGCTGTTTTGAGTTTATACAACAACTGTTGTCTTTTGTAATCGGCAGTTCAAATAAAAAGGTCTCCAAATTATACTGAAGTAACACACCCAATAAGACCTGTAGGTGAAGAGATGACAGGAGTGGGAAAATGCCAATatactgtgatttatttacGTCTTTGTGGAATGGCTACTCAAACTGTCATTCTATATGCTGATGATTATAACttattttatatgttatatgCTTTTGGATTCTAACTTCTCTCCCTGTGTTCTGTCTTTGGCAGTGAGTAATATGAGGAAGCCTTTGAAGGGGCTTGATCCTGGAATCAGACTGCAGGGCTTCCATTGTGTTTAGACCTGGCAGCATGCAAACAAATCGGTGAACCGCCGCGGCCTGACAAACCCCCGCCCTTGTAGCCACCAGCGCCAGCAACGCATCTTTGGGGGGGATTCCAGACACTTCTGATCTGCCTAACAACCTGCGCCAAACACCATGGATTTCATACCCATAAGAAGTCGAGAGATGTTAGCAGACcccagctctgctcctctcctagaccctcacagcagcagcagcaccagacaACACTACCAGAGCGTCAAGAGAAAGCTTCGGCCTGGCCGGATTTTGGGCTTCATCATCAGCATGGTGGCTGTCTGCACAGTTTCCTCATGGAGTGCCTTGACACTGCTGCAGTCAGCTGCTGAGGGCTCAGCTGATGCAGCGGTGCCCCAAAGAACTCTTCTGCAGCACTACAACCACTCAGAAATACACAAGGACATACCAGTGGCCATGGCATCATCTGATATAGAGATGAATCAAGGGGACTACCCAGCGGACTACTTCACTGTGGAGGAGAGACGCCAAGGCTTTGTGGTGCTTCATATGTTTGGTATGTTATACATGTTCATAGCCTTAGCAATCGTCTGCGATGAGTTCTTTGTCCCCGCGCTCACTGTCATCACAGAGAAGCTGGAGATCTCTGATGATGTAGCAGGAGCCACCTTCATGGCAGCTGGTGGCTCTGCCCCAGAGCTCTTCACCTCTGTCATTGGTGTCTTCGTCTCCCACAGCAATGTGGGCATTGGCACCATCGTGGGATCAGCTGTCTTCAACATCCTGTTTGTGATCGGGATGTGCGCCCTGTTCTCCAGAGAGGTGCTGAACCTCACCTGGTGGCCTCTGTTCAGAGACGTATCGTTCTATATCATTGGCCTGCTCATGCTCATCTATTTCTTTTTGGATAATGAAATCACTCTGACAGAGAGTGTCAGCCTGCTGCTCTGCTACACCTGCTATGTGACATTCATGAAGTTCAATGCCAGCGTTGAACTTTTCATCAAGACCAAGCTGGGCAGCAACCAGGTGGACGAGCTGGAGGCTGCACCAAAGGTGAGCACAGCTTcagtcatccatccatccatccatccatccatccatccatccatccatccatccatccatccatccatccatccattcataaCAACTGTGTATTGAGTAACATTTAACTTTATCTTCCCTTCAGTCCTCTGAATCTCCCCTGAAGTCTTTATTTAGTtcgcttcatttaaaccaagtCAGAGAGGAgatgtatgtgcgtgtgttaataattaaataaaacatgctacACCAGAACTATTTCCAAAGTACATCCCATATAATGAACACCACTGCCTCTATGACCAGTGCATTGGCACATGACGTTTATTGAAATGGTGgtgttttttgacagttttttttttattattattactagaGGGAGTCATGGTATTTCTTTTTCACAACAAATAAGATATTAGAGAAATCAAGGCCACTGAGCTTGACGACAGTTAATGGTCCTGTTTTGGGAGTCTGAGAGGGACTTCAAACGACCAGAGTCCTGAATCAGCTGCATTCTGCCAGTCAGCCTGATCCTGGTCTTCCCTTTTAAAGGATATAAAGGTTTACTTCAACATACCAACCACCTGTGGCTCAGGCAGCTCCAGACACTCAGCTAGACTGCAGCCTCTTCGTGCTGACTAAGTCCATGAGCAGGCCTCATCTTCTGTTTCTACTTTAAGTAACTAAGCAGAGTCCAGCAAGGCTCTCAGAATAGAGCTGATGTAACTGAGCTTATCAATGCTCCCACTCCATCTGGATTAAGATGCTGAAGATATTTTTTGCTTAAATATTCACGAAAATTAAAGACTACGTTAATCTTTGGCATGTATATGTTTCAAAAAGTACATAATCGAATCAAACAAACTCACACTCATCACAGACACCACCTCATGTTATTGAACACTTGCCTAAGAGCAATGTTAAACTTTTGCAGTGATCAATTTCAATATCGGGTTTATCCATCCACCTGATATGACCTATTTAGCAATAGGAGCCAGTGAGACATGACAATGCAAAGTTGCCAAATCCAAAATTAGTCCTTTTGTTTGCTCttgttggggaaaaaatgtcaaaacctAAAGTGATGATACGAAGACGAACAGAACAACTAGTCCAGAAATCCCTGTAGCATTTCCCCATCCTCATATGTGCTCTCTGCCATTCAACTTCACCTCTCTGTGTTCTGGCACTGGGGAAATGGCCAGTGTCTGGTGACTCTAGACGAAGGGTAAAGCTCATTCAAGCTGAATTTAGTTTCAAAGCATCTATGATGATTGATGATTGCTAACATGAACTGCATGCGTCTGGATGGGGTCGGATGTGGCTATTTTCTTTCCCTAAAAGCCTCGTGCACAGTAAGAGTGACACTGACTGGATATTTATTACCAGTACTAATTAGTAAAGTGATCACTTCATGTCCGCCAGGAGTAGATGATGCTGAGATTAGCTTGATGGTGATTACAAAAAACATGTGCATAAAGTCAGAGATATCTAGGAAGTACATCACCACCCATCTccttgatgatgatgaagcttttgttgttgttgttgctcttgtttttttacGTCTTTGTCTCCGTCTTTTGtatgttgtgtctgtgtgtgcaggtggaGTCAGATCTGTTATTCTCTGATGTTATAATCACATACGGTTCTCAGGTGATGGATATTCAAATGGCTTTAGGCTAATCTTAGAGCAGCTTGTCTGTAGCCCTGCCTGATATCACTCATCACCAGTTCTTCAGGGACAAATACAGTGCAGTGCTGCACATGATCCCACTGGTCTTATGCCAACACAGTCAAAGCCTGTATACAAACTGTTTAGATAAATAGTTGTTAATAGCTAGAAACTAaattgagtttttcttgctaaataattttatttagaCAGGTTGCAGGTCTTAAAGATGAGCCCGCAATATTGGTAATTGTAAACAAATGCTCCCTAAGGAGCAGGACTTTCTTTTACTCATGAAAGACTCCATGAAAAGGCCTGTAAAATCTATTTTTGACCGTTTTCAGGGTAATTCACCTTAACGTGATAAAACCTTTGAGCAAATGAATTTCCGTGTCGATCAACCTTGTTTGCAGACATTGTCTGACGGCGTCTGTGCCCTTCTGGGAATCAACTGTTCTTCAGGTCGCCTCACTGCAGCCTAAGAacagcttttctctttctgtcatcCAGCTCTTGATGTCCACCTGCCTTGCCCTTATGTGTCGGTAGCAGCTAAATAATCCCCCAGGTTAATGCTCTCTGATCCCATTAGAGTCACTAATAATAGTCAGATGCCTCCTGGGGGAGCAGGAATCAGAATATCACTGGGACAGTTAGGCTGCCAGCTTCTTTTTGAGCCTGAAAGCTGACTCATAACATAACATGGCGTATACTTCAAGCATAAATGAGGATGCTTCCCAGGTTTGCACTGGTGCATGTGTCGCTTATTTGGTCAGAGAAGGAGACAGGAAATCTGCAGGTTTGCTGGCTGTTGGCACTAAAGACACCAATCCGCTCTGATCCCCTTATCAACTGCTTACCTTCAGTGACGACAGCAAACATGCAGCCAGCATACTCTTCTCCACTCTCTGAGGAGCTATCAAGAAATATTAGTTTATCAATTGTCCTCTTATAAGCGCATGTTTCTGCACCAGATCACACAGAACAAGTGTCCACAGTCCCATctaaataagaaatcaggatcTTTTGGGAAGTAGtgcatgttaaaatattttctaatattCATGGAGTTGAACGTGCAGGcactagtcatgtgagtttcaagtGTGCACAACCTACCGATGTTCCCAATTCAAAACTCTTTCCAAAACTGAAACACCAAATGTCACATTGCCTCTGTTTTAGCTTGCTTTTTGGGATATACCATGACCATGCTAATGCAGCAACTGATGAAACTGTGGGTAAAATGAGCCTTGGTTTGGGGGATCTGCTGACAGTTGAGTAGAGACAGAGCTGTTTCACAGCACCGTGCAATTGTGAGGGCTGCTGCAGGATTTCACACGCAGGCTTGAAAATTACCAGTCTAAAAGCGGTGATCTTTCTGGATTAATCCCGGCTAAGTCCCACAGCTCGGACAGCCAGGTTGAGAccggacagagagagagagagatggggggaAGCAAAGACgttttaataatttgaaaacaATTATGAGTCTCTTTAGAGActggataataaataaaagtgtggtGCAAATAGGTCAGCACTTTGCATCTTGGCTGTCTCCCTGTATCTGCAGCTTCCTGTCTGGAGGCGTGAGATCACTGAACTGGAACAGTTCAGTACAAAGTGAACAAACTATCAGGAACTCATAGTCTGCTTGTAATGACCAGATAGACTTATGGTATTGTCATTCACAGTTTGCTTGAATACCATCAAGGTTTGCACCAACGACTAAATTTAATGTCAAGAAATGGCAACAGAGCAACTCAGAAACACTCAAAATCACAACAGTATTTTTAAACGGTGTTTTGTGCAATGCATGTTACCTAAGAATATAAACTCCTcaataatatgtatatatatatataatataatatataatacacaaATAGATAAGGTAACCAGACAATGACGGGGGGTAAATGATGACATATGGATGGAGTCACTACATTCAGTTCATACTGTATAAAGAGTGTGGTGTGTCACACCTTATACACACATCCATGTGACCTtggtctcatctcatctgtccCATCTCATAAAACGGAAATTGATATAAATGACCTAACATTGCTAAAATGACGTCTCTCTGAGTTGTAACAGTTAATGTCCCTCTTCATCATCTCATTCTGTAACTCGTTCTCTATGTGCTTGGCTTATCCAGCTGTTACATCCTCATccttgttatatatattttttctgctggatttattcatgaaaaaacGGTGTAGTGTATAGTGTGTGAGTGTTTCCAGAAAGCAAGGCTTCAATTAGAGTTGAAAACGGGTTGGGTTAAATAAGGGGAAATGTGACATGCAATCCCAAGGAATTCCAACTGCAGtataatacatacatattacaaacaacatatatatatatatatatatatatatatatattctattatATTTAGAATGCATGTGTGTAGAGAAAAAGGCTGCTGGATGGGGTTCATTTTGGCTTGGTGATAGCTTGTGTTATTTAAAGTCACACCTTAAATAACACGTCACACTAAATTAAAATCTACCGTGGCAGACTGAAGGTTAAACGTGTCTTTTGTCCTGAAGCAGGTCTCATGAGCCGTGTGAGCATCAGCCAGCATGAACTAATTCCTAGCCGACCTCTGCTCTGATCAGGATGCACAAAGACCTTACGAGCACATGTcccctttgtctttgttttaaattttaaagcgttacatttttttcagtttaaaagtttacatttaaaaagatctGTGTCAGAGACATTAAATCAAACACGGTTTCCTAACTCTGAGTTTCAGCTGAGTTTGATCTCACTTTATGTGAATgtaccacaacattaaaaatgatgagCACCTCCTTAGCTGTAGCCACAGCTGACAGGATAAAAACCATGTCAGTAAGACTATTTAATATCTGGACTGGACGCAGATGTAACAGGTTATGtctttaaatgacaaaaaggaaACCGTCTGCCTTGGTTCAGCTGCCGTAACAGCAGCAGGTGTCTTGTCAGATGTAAGCTAAAGGGATTATCTGCTCAAACTCCATCTTGACGGGCAGGTTCGGCTTCATGAAAATGTGTCAACAACAAACCGTCCACCTGTGGTCGCCTGTGTTTGTATTTCACTCAGATATCACTTTAGCTTGTCTTTTTAGGTTCTCTTTTAGGCATTGGTTTTCTTTATTGCCAGCTAAAACCTCCCCTTCTGTGATGTAACTGCAGTTAGTTGTTTAGTGACTGAGTTTAAATTGAAACATTAGTAAAACACTGGGTGGACTATAGATAACTTTACATACAGCTCTGTTGAGGTTTTGCTTGTCTGGGAataaaattcatttaatttctacAATAGCATCTCTTATGAACTCTTTAATACAACTTATCTGTCAAGTGGTTTCCTATGTTTTCAGTCATGGTTTCTGCTTTTactccatgttttatttttggcagaTGTTCCtatcacatttttcattttaactgatgTCGTCTTTAAAATACTGTGTGAGCTTTCAAGACCCTGCACAGAATATGCTGTGATTTTAAACAGGATTTTAGTATATATTCaggtatatataaatatatttaaagagGGGGGAAACAAGTATGGAAATGTTTTCATCCAAATCCCTGACCCCATCACCAAGCCCTTCCCACTGGTGACATCTCACGTCACATCTGTATTTTCACAACCCACCACCACAGTCTCCGTCTGTCCCTGGCGGAGGATAggggactgtgtgtgtctgtgtgtatttctaTTTGTGGTGACACTGCTGTGCTGTTTACTGTATGTCCTCTGAAGAAACGGCTTTGCTTGAGATGAGTGTATGTGTTGTTGCTGTCATGATAAAGGAGGACCTGGCTCCGTCGGCCCGCTCCTAGCCTGAGGGGGAGTAAAGAAGGAGGTGATAGTGGCGTCACAGAGGATCTGGACAGATACCGTGGGAGTTTATCACTTACCACCACTTAATGTGTAGtatgcaacaaaaataaattagattttgcCTCTTCTAGTTGAAATGCGATTGAATGACAAATTGtggggcaaaaaataaataaataaaatatgtaaaagaaaaggaaaaacgaAAAGAATGTAACAAGCCTCACAGTCATTGTTTTACAGTACCTTTGGACTAACTGAAGCTCAGACCAAACTCCTTCTTTGCTCCTCTATCATTTCTTCACTTCTATTACCGTCCATTCCGTTAAGCGTctgactttcatttttattttttatcaaagtCTCATTAAAGAGTTcatatttatctatatatatatatatatacatatttatcaGTTTGACTGCAGCTATTGTAGTGAGACAGTAGACgtgatggaaatggaaaaaaacaaactcgaTCCTCAGTTCAAAAGCATTAACCTTAACTTCATATGTACTATACATGTGtggattcattcatttctttgttcCTTCCCCTCTTCTCAGTAGTTGGAATGCACTCCAATCGAGGGTCACTGACACAAAAAACCTGAGTAGGATTATAATAAaggccaaacaaacaaacaccggACATCATTTTGTATGTGCTGGATTGCATAGAGCaggctgcatgtgtttgtgttactgaATGTATTACAAGACATCCCAGACCGAATTCTAATTTTTCTGTTGTGTATTTCCCTAAAGGTAAATGCAGATGATGAGAACAAGCTGACGGTGAGTCCTGCATGTGCTACGATTAAAAGTGGTTTGTGCTGCATATGACATGTGAGAGTAGTTTCAACAGGCAGTGATTGAACTGAActgcttaatgttttttttttttttttgtcttaagaAATCGTTTAACAGTTGTGAGATGATGAATTAacacataaaaactgaagaatGAAGATCCTATTTTCCATTTGCGTCCACCTAaacatttgtgtctttgtcacAGGCTAAGCCGAGGCTGCAGAGGGAAGGCAGCTGTGCTTCTCTGCACAACTCACTGATGAGAAACAGCATCTTCCAGCTGATGATACACACTCTGGACCCGTTGAGTGACGAAGGTGTGGGTGAGCAAAAAGCAAATGCTCACTGTAACACGCACAATGAAATACAAAACTTTAGATATATATGATAATAGGAGTTGTGTTGCATTCCTCCATTTCTGGGTTGTGTGACACCAAACAAAATTAATGGTAAACAGTTCATCAAAATGTGCCTATTTTGGTGAGTATGCTGTTTAAGGTGATGCTTGCCTTTCAGACGTGACGTGATgggaagatgttttttttttttttggatacattCATTCAACCACTTTCCACACTGTGCCACTTCCAATTTGCCAGATCACATGCTAGTCTGATTGGGATGTTTGTTTCCCGTTTCAGGCCGCTTCAAAGAGAAGGCGTCGATCCTTCACAAAATGGCCAAACAGAAGTGTAAAGACGAGACTGCCAGTGCTGCCAACGGTGTTGGTGAGTGATGAATAAAGGAAGTAAAACAACActgcaaagcaaaaaataaatac
The nucleotide sequence above comes from Mugil cephalus isolate CIBA_MC_2020 chromosome 2, CIBA_Mcephalus_1.1, whole genome shotgun sequence. Encoded proteins:
- the slc24a2 gene encoding sodium/potassium/calcium exchanger 2-like isoform X2, coding for MDFIPIRSREMLADPSSAPLLDPHSSSSTRQHYQSVKRKLRPGRILGFIISMVAVCTVSSWSALTLLQSAAEGSADAAVPQRTLLQHYNHSEIHKDIPVAMASSDIEMNQGDYPADYFTVEERRQGFVVLHMFGMLYMFIALAIVCDEFFVPALTVITEKLEISDDVAGATFMAAGGSAPELFTSVIGVFVSHSNVGIGTIVGSAVFNILFVIGMCALFSREVLNLTWWPLFRDVSFYIIGLLMLIYFFLDNEITLTESVSLLLCYTCYVTFMKFNASVELFIKTKLGSNQVDELEAAPKVNADDENKLTAKPRLQREGSCASLHNSLMRNSIFQLMIHTLDPLSDEGRFKEKASILHKMAKQKCKDETASAANGVAAKNIPNSSNVAVEVTPPMNGVAGGVEGGEEDEDEDQPLSLAWPETNRKRFTYLCILPIVFPLWLTLPDVRRESAEKFFAITFIGSICWIAFFSYLMVWWAHQVGETFWITEEIMGLTILAAGTSIPDLITSVIVARKGLGDMAVSSSVGSNIFDITVGLPFPWLLYNIINDFKPVEVSSNGLFCAIVLLFLMLIFVILSIAACKWRMSKFLGFLMFLLYFVFLIVSVMLEDKIIVCPVTV
- the slc24a2 gene encoding sodium/potassium/calcium exchanger 2-like isoform X1; its protein translation is MDFIPIRSREMLADPSSAPLLDPHSSSSTRQHYQSVKRKLRPGRILGFIISMVAVCTVSSWSALTLLQSAAEGSADAAVPQRTLLQHYNHSEIHKDIPVAMASSDIEMNQGDYPADYFTVEERRQGFVVLHMFGMLYMFIALAIVCDEFFVPALTVITEKLEISDDVAGATFMAAGGSAPELFTSVIGVFVSHSNVGIGTIVGSAVFNILFVIGMCALFSREVLNLTWWPLFRDVSFYIIGLLMLIYFFLDNEITLTESVSLLLCYTCYVTFMKFNASVELFIKTKLGSNQVDELEAAPKVNADDENKLTAKPRLQREGSCASLHNSLMRNSIFQLMIHTLDPLSDEGVGRFKEKASILHKMAKQKCKDETASAANGVAAKNIPNSSNVAVEVTPPMNGVAGGVEGGEEDEDEDQPLSLAWPETNRKRFTYLCILPIVFPLWLTLPDVRRESAEKFFAITFIGSICWIAFFSYLMVWWAHQVGETFWITEEIMGLTILAAGTSIPDLITSVIVARKGLGDMAVSSSVGSNIFDITVGLPFPWLLYNIINDFKPVEVSSNGLFCAIVLLFLMLIFVILSIAACKWRMSKFLGFLMFLLYFVFLIVSVMLEDKIIVCPVTV